CACCAGTCGGTCGACCGCGGCCATGGCAGCGACGATCGAACCCTTCTGGTCGTCCAACGACCCGACCAGCCTGGTGATGTTGGCGAGCGCGCCCCGGGCGTCCTCCGTCCGGCCGTTGAGCATCGTGTTGACCTCGACGCTGATCGTCTTGATCTGCTCGATCCCGCCACCGCTGAGCACGCCCGAGAGCGCGCCGAGCACCTCTTCGACCTCCGGGTTCTTGCCGGTCCGCGACAGCGGGATGTTGTCGCCCGTCCTCAGCCGCCCCGACGGCTTCGTCGCGGGTTCGAGCAGCGCGACGTACTTCTCCCCGAGCAGGCTCGTCTGGCGGATGTCCGCCTCGGTGTTCGCCGGGAGGTCGAGGTCGCGGCGGACCTGCAGGGTGATCCTCGCGTGCCAGCCGACCCGCTCCACCTCGGAGACCTGCCCCACCGGAACGTCGTCCACCATGACCGCGGTCCTCGGGACGACGTTGAGCGCGTCGGTGAACTCAGCGGTGACGGTGATGGCGTCGTCGGGATCCACCGCCTTTCCGCCCGGCAGCGGCAGGTCGTAGGCGCCGTCGAACCTGCACGACGAGAGCAGCACCGCTGCCACTGCCAGCACGACGAGGCGCACGGCGTACCGGGGCGTCACGAGGCGGCCCCGAGGAGCTGACCCAGGTCCGTGCTCGGGCGCGCTGCTCCGACACGCGCTGCCTGGTGGCGTCCGGCACCGATGTCGGTGCTGCCGCTCAACGGCCCGACCAGCTTCTTGAGCAACGAGCAAGCCAGCTGGGAGTTCGGGATCCTGGCGTTCGCCACGACGTCGCAGAGGATGTTGCCGAGGCTCGACCCGGTGGGACCGAGCTGCATGCGTGACCCGATCGAACCGGTGCTCGGGTCGTACGCGAGCGCGAGGTTGCCCAGCCCCAGCGGGGCGAGCTGCAGCGCCGTCCCCAGGGCATCGGACTCCGAGGCCACTGCACCCAGGACACGGGAGAGCCCCTTGATGTTGCTGGTGAGCGACGCCCGGTTGTCGCGCACGAACCCGCGGACCTCCTTCACTACCTGGGCCAACGAGACCAGTGCCCTGCGCAGGTCGTCACGCTCTCCGGCAAGATCGGCGGACACGCCCGCGAGATTCGCCACGAAGCTGTTGACCACGTCGTCGTTGCGTGCCAGTGCTCCGGTGAGCTCGGAGAGCTGCCGCACCGAGCTGAACAGCGCGCCGCTGTTGTCGCCGAACGCCTGGACGGCCTCCGACATCGACCGCAGGGTCTGGTTCGCGAGAGCGCCGTTGCCGCCCAACGCGTGGGCTCCTGAGGTGATCAAGGAGGCGAGCGCACCGTTCTTGTTCGCGCCGTTCGGTCCGAGCGCGCTGCTCAGGTCGGCCAGGCTTCGGTAGATCCGGTCGAGCTCGACCGGCGTACCGCTCCGGTCGAGCGGGATGTCGGCGTGGTCGGCGAGCTCGGGCCCCGAGGTGTACGCCGGCGCCAGCTGGACGAACCGGTCGGAGACGAGGGTCGGCGTGATGATGGCCGCCCGGGCCGTCGCCGGCAGCTTGTACCTCGCGTCGTACGTCATCACGACCCGGACGCTGTCGCCCTCGGGGGTGACCGAGGTGATCGTCCCGATCGGCACGCCCATCAGGCGCACCTCGGAACCCTTGTAGAGGGCGACGGCCCGGGAGAAGTGGGCCGTCACCGTCCGCTCGTCGTCGCCGCCGACGAAGACGGTGAGCCCGGTCAGCACGACCAGCAGCGCGACCAGTCCGGCCGCCAGCCTCCCGCTCATCAGCTCCAGCGTCCTGCGCACGTCCATCACCGCTCTCCCGGGGCGAATTCACCGCTGGCCAGGCCGACCAGGTTGGGTACGTAGGCGTCGAACCACGGCCCCGTACCGATCACGTTCACCAAGATCCGCGCGTACGGCGCCAGGTTGTGGATCGTCGCCCGGATGGCGCTCTCCCGCTTCTGGAGAAGGGTCACGACGGTCTGCAGGTCGGCGAGTGCCGGCCCGATCTGGGCCTCGTTGTCCTTGACCACCCCGCGCAGCGACTGCGCCAGCCGCCGCGCGTTCACCAGCAGGGCGTGGATCGCCTCGCTCCGGCTCTGCAGCTCGGCGAAGACCAGGTCGCCCTGTTCCATCAGCGCGACGAGGTCACCCTTCCGCGCGGCGAGGAGCGCCGTCACGCTGTCGGCATGGTGGAGGAGTCCCTCCAGCGCCTGGTCGCGTTCTGCGATCGCCCGCGAGACCCGGCTGATGCCGGTGAAGCTCGCACGGACGTCGGGGGAGGCGGCGTCGAGGGTGCCGGAGAGCGTCGTGAACGCCTTGGCGAGAGCACCGGTGTCGATGTCCTCGGTGGTCGTCGCGAGGTGGGACAGGGTGCTGACGATGTCGTAGCCGGAGCGGGTCCGGCTGAGGGGGATCGTCGAGCCTTCAGGCAGGTCACCAGCTCCCTCGGACTCGATCCGGAGGTACTTGCTGCCCAGGAGGTTGAGGACCTCGACCGAGGCGCGAGCCTTCTCCCCCATCGTCTGACCGTGCAGCTCGAACCGAACCCGGACCTTCTGGGAGTGCACCTCGATCCCGGTGACCTTGCCGATCTTGACGCCGGCCATCTGGACCATGTCGCCCGGGGCGAGCCCGGAGGCGTCCGCGAAGTCCGCGCTGTACCCGGTGCCTCGGAAACCTGGGAAGCGCTGCAGGTTGAACGCTGCTGCCATCACCACGAGGAGACACGTCAGCGAGATGATCCCGAGGCGTCTGATGCTCTGGTCGGTGTGCCGCGCCATCAGCTGCACCGTTCCGCGGTGCTGTGGAAGTTCATGTTCGTCAGGTTGCCGACGATCTGGTCCAGGATCGGCCCTGTGAGGTTCGGGATCGCGAGCTGAGCCAGGTCGACCCGGGGCAGCTTGATCGACGCCTCGACGTCGCAGAGGTAGTAGTTGTACCAGGACCCGTAGGTCCCGATCCGGGTCTGCCGGCGGAACATCACGGGCAGTCGGGTGAGCATCTCGTCGACCAGCTTCTGGCTCTGCGGCTTCGCCATGGTGGCGGCGATCCTCCTGATCTGCGCGATGTCGTCCTTGAGGAAAGGACGACCCTGGGTGAGTACGTCGGCGAGCTCGCCGGAGAGGTCGCTGATGTTCTTCAGCGAGGATCCGAGGGTCTTCCGGTCACGGGCCAGACCGCCCAACCACCCCCGCATCTGGACCACCAGGGTGCTGAGCTCGCGGCGGTGGTCGTCGACGGTGCTCAGCATCGCCGAGAGGTTGGTGATCACGTCCCCGATCAGCTCGTCACGGTCGGCCAGGGTGTTGGTGAGCGAGGCCGTCCGGGACAGCAGCTCCGAGACGGTGCCGCCCTCCCCCTGGAGCACCTTCACGAGGTTCAGGGAGAGGTCGTTGATCTGCTGCGGGTCGAGCGCGCTGAACAGGGGCTGGAACCCGTTGAACAGCTCGGTGAGGTCCAGTGCAGGCTCCGTCCGGGACATCGGGATGGTGCTCCCTGCCGCCAGGCGCGGTGCCCCCGGAGCCCCCTGGACCAGGGCGAGGTACCGGGTGCCGACGAGGTTGAGGAACTGGATCCTGGCGCCGCTGGACTCCGTCAGCGGGACGTTGCTGCGTACCTTGATCGTGACCCGGGCGCGCGACCGGTCCACGATCTCGACGTCGGAGACCGAGCCGACCGTGATGCCGGCGATGCGGACGTCGTCCCCGCTGCTGATCATGCTCGCGCTGGAGAACATCACGCGGTACTCGGTGGTCGAGCCGAACCCGAAGTTCCCCATGATCATCGCGAGGACGCTGGTCACCACCAGCGAGACCGCCGTGAAGATGACCAGCTTGACCGCAGCCACCGCGGTCAGGGTGCTCCGAGCCGACATCAGCGCTCCCCCGGGTTGTCGAGCGTGCTGCCGTCAGGGAGCGGCGTGTTCGCTGCGGGCACCGGAGGGTTCGGAAGTCCCAGGCACCACGGTCCGTGCCCGGTGCCGGCGTACTCCGGCTTGTCGGCGGCGGTGTAGGCGCGCCGCTGCACGCCGTCGAGACTGAGCGTCTGGCGGACCCTGTTCCCCTTGAAGATCTCGGCGAGGCGCCCCGTGTACCGGTCGAGCCCTTTCAGCAGGCACGTGAACTCCGGGGAATAGGTGTCCAGGAGCGCGACGAGCGGCCGTGACAGCGCGACCTCGCGGACGATCAGGTCTCCCGAGCGGGTCAGCACCTGGTTGCTGGTGATCGCGAGGCGGGTGGTCGCCTGGATGAATCCGGCCAGCTGCGCACGCTGGGCCGAGATCGTGCGCGCCGTGGTGGTGGCGTTCTTCATCAGCCTGATCAGGTCCGGTGCCGCCACGGCGTACGTCCTGCTGACGCTCGCGAGACCTGCGAGGTCGGCCTCCAGCGTGGGCAGGTGCACGTTCAGGTGCGCCAGGTAGCTGTTCAACCCGCTCACGGTCTCGCCCAAGCGCTCGCCACGACCCGCGAGCGCGGTGGCGAGGGCGTTGAGCGTCGTGTTCAGATCCTGAGGACGGATCGACCGGAGAAGCGGGAACAGCGTGGCCAGGACCTGCTGCAGCTCGACGTTGGTGACGACCCGCGAGGACGGGATCACGTCTCCGTCGCGCAGCGGCGTGCGGGACGGTGCTCCCGGGTCCACCAGGGCGACGTACTTCTGACCGAAGAGCGTGGTCGGACGGATCTCCACGTCGACGTTCCCGGGGATCCGGCGCGCAGCATCGGGCTGCAGTGCCACCCGGATGACAGCCTGCCTGCCGTCCTGACTGATCTCCCGGACCTGGCCGACCAGCACGCCGTGCAGCCGTACGTCACCGAACTTCGGGAGCTGCAGACCGGCGCGGTCCGCCTTGATGGTCACCATGGTCACGGAGGTGAACGTCTTGTTGTAGATGGCGATCGAGAGCCAGATCAGCAGGACCAGACCGAGCGAGTAGGCGATGCCCGCGACGAGGAGCCGCCGGTGCTCGGACGGGTTGTCGTGGTGGATGTTGATCAGCACGGCGCCGCCCCTACCCGGTGATCCGGACGGTGGTGGTGGAGCCCCAGATCGCGAAGCTCAGGAAGAAGTCGGCGACGACCACCGTGACGATCGAGGTCCGGATCGCTTTGCCGACCGCGGTCCCCACACCCGCTGGACCGCCCGAGGCGGTGTACCCGTAGTAGCAGTGGATCAGGATGATCGAGACCGCCAGGACGATAAGCTTGAGGAACGACCAGAGGATGTCCATCGGAGGCAGGAACTTGACGAAGTACGCGTCGTAGGTGCCGGCGGGCTGGTGGTAGATCAGCGTCGTGATCAACCGCGGCGAGAGGTACGACGAGCACAGCGCGACGATGTACAGCGGGATCACCGCGGTGAACGCCGCGATCATCCGCGTGGTCACCAGGAACGGGAGCGACGGGATGCCCATCACCTCGAGGGCGTCGATCTCCTCGGAGATCCGCATGGCCCCCAGCCGCGCCGTGTACCCGCAGCCCACGGTGGCGGCGAGGGCGATCGAGGAGACCAGCGGCGCCACCTCGCGGGTGTTGAAGAAGGCCGAGATGAAGGCGGAGAACTTGCTGACACCGATCTGCTGCAGCGAGGCGTAGCCCTGGATGCCGACCTCGGTGCCGGCGAAGAAAGCCATGAACGCGATCACCCCGGCCGACCCCGCGATCAGCGTCAGGCCCCCGGACCCGAAGACGACCTCCGCCAAGGTGTTGCTGATCTCGCGCCGGTACCGGCGCAGGGCCCGGGGCGTCCACGCGATCGCGCGGGCGTAGAACAGCAGCTGGTCGCCGCGCTCCTCCATCTTGGCGCGCTGCTCGCGGACCAGGGCCGCCCCGACCTCACCGATCACGGACATCGCTCAGATCCCGTTCTGCGGAACGAGCTGGAAGTAGATGGCGGTCAGGATCGAGTTCAGCGCGAACAGCACCATGAACGCGACGATCACGGCCTCGTTCACCGCTCGACCCACCCCGCTCGGGCCGCCGCCGGCATGAAGCCCCTTGTACGCCCCGACGATCGCAGCGAGGTACCCGAACATCACGGCCTTGACCATGGAGATGTACAGGTCCGGCAGCGAGGCGAGCGCCGTGAACGACGACAGGAAGGCCCCGGCCGACCCGCCCTGGATGATGACGGTGAAGTAGTAGCCCCCGCCGATGCCGGCCGCGATGACGATCCCGTTGATCATCAGGGACACGAACACCGTCGCCAGGACGCGCGGGACGACCAGACGCTCGACCGGGTCGACGCCGAGGACCTCCATCGCGTCGATCTCCTCGCGGATCTTGCGGGCTCCCATGTCGGAGCAGATCGCGGAGCCGGCTGCACCGGCGATGATCAGGGCAGCCGCGATCGGAGCCGCTTCACGGACCACCGCGAGGACGGCGCTGGCCCCGGCGAACGACTGCGCGCCGAGCTGCCCGGTCAGGCTGCCGACCTGGAGCGAGATCACGGCTCCGAACGGGATCGAGACCAGGATCGTCGGCATCAGGGTGACGCTGGTGATGAACCAGGCCTGCTCGACGAACTCACGGCCCTGGAAACGGGTCGTGAACACCGCCCGGGTGACGTCGACGACCATGGCGGTGATCTCGCCCGGTCCACGCACCAGCGATGCGACGGAGATCGCCACGGAGACCCTCCCTGCCAGAAAGAAGTTGGGAACTTCCTTCATGACGAGGATTCGCCGCGGTGATCACGCGCCCCGGAGGTGGAACTTTCCGAGCTGCAGCTACTTGGTGGCTTCCATCATCTGCCGCAGCTCCTTCTTCAGGTCCTGGATCTCGTCCCGGATCCGGGCGGCCACCTCGAACTGGAGCTCGGCCGCGGCGGAGTGCATCTGATCGGTGAGCTGCTGGACCAGCTCGGCCAGGTCCGCGGAAGGGAGTCCGGCCAGGTCGGGGTTGACCTCACGCATCTTCGAGAGCCCCGGCACCGGAGCCTTCTTGGACTTGGCGTCCATCCCGCCCCAGGTCGCCAGAAGCTCCTCGGTGTTCTCGTCCTCGCGAGCGAGCATCTCGGTGATGTCGGCGATCTTCTTGCGCAGGGGCTTCGGGTCGATCCCGTGCTCGGTGTTGTAGGCGACCTGGATCGCGCGCCGACGGTTGGTCTCCTCGATCGCCTTCTCCATCGAGGGCGTGATCTTGTCGGCGTACATGTGCACCTGGCCGGAGACGTTGCGCGCTGCACGACCGATGGTCTGGATCAGCGACTTGTCCGACCGCAGGAAGCCCTCCTTGTCGGCGTCCAGGATCGCCACCAACGACACCTCGGGAAGGTCGAGACCCTCCCGGAGCAGGTTGATGCCGACCAGGACGTCGTACAGGCCGAGCCGCAGGTCGCGGAGGAGCTCGATCCGCTTGAGCGTGTCGACCTCCGAGTGCAGGTAGCGCGTGCGGATCCCGTTCTCCAGGAGGTAGTCGGTGAGGTCCTCCGACATCTTCTTCGTCAGCGTGGTGACCAGGACGCGCTCCTGCTTCTCGGTCCGCGACTGGATCTCGCCGATCAGGTCGTCGATCTGGCCCTTCGTCGGCTTGATGATCACCTCGGGGTCGATCAGCCCGGTCGGCCGGATGATCTGCTGCACCGCGTTCTCGACACCGCCGCCCTTCGCGAGCTCGTAGTCACCCGGGGTCGCGGACAGGTAGATGCTCTGGCCGATCCGGTCCAGGAATTCCTCCCACTTCAGCGGCCTGTTGTCCATGGCGCTCGGCAGGCGGAACCCGTGGTCGACGAGGTTGCGCTTGCGGGACATGTCGCCCTCGTACATCCCGCCGATCTGGGGGATCGCGACGTGCGACTCGTCGACCACCAGGACGAAGTCCTCGGGGAAGTAGTCCAGCAGGCAGTTCGCGGCGCTTCCGCGGGTACGACCGTCGATGTGCATCGAGTAGTTCTCGATGCCCGAGCAGGACCCGACCTGGCGCATCATCTCGATGTCGTAGGTGGTGCGCATCCGCAGGCGCTGGGCCTCGAGCAGCTTGCCCTGGCGCTCGAACACGGCCAGCTGCTCCTCCAGCTCCGCCTCGATGCCCCGGATCGCCCGCTCCATCCGCTCAGGACCGGCGACGTAGTGCGTCGCGGGGAAGACGTAGAGCTCCTGGTCGTCGGTGATCACCTCGCCGGTCACCGGGTGCAGGGTCATGA
The DNA window shown above is from Marmoricola sp. OAE513 and carries:
- a CDS encoding MCE family protein; this encodes MARHTDQSIRRLGIISLTCLLVVMAAAFNLQRFPGFRGTGYSADFADASGLAPGDMVQMAGVKIGKVTGIEVHSQKVRVRFELHGQTMGEKARASVEVLNLLGSKYLRIESEGAGDLPEGSTIPLSRTRSGYDIVSTLSHLATTTEDIDTGALAKAFTTLSGTLDAASPDVRASFTGISRVSRAIAERDQALEGLLHHADSVTALLAARKGDLVALMEQGDLVFAELQSRSEAIHALLVNARRLAQSLRGVVKDNEAQIGPALADLQTVVTLLQKRESAIRATIHNLAPYARILVNVIGTGPWFDAYVPNLVGLASGEFAPGER
- a CDS encoding ABC transporter permease translates to MVVDVTRAVFTTRFQGREFVEQAWFITSVTLMPTILVSIPFGAVISLQVGSLTGQLGAQSFAGASAVLAVVREAAPIAAALIIAGAAGSAICSDMGARKIREEIDAMEVLGVDPVERLVVPRVLATVFVSLMINGIVIAAGIGGGYYFTVIIQGGSAGAFLSSFTALASLPDLYISMVKAVMFGYLAAIVGAYKGLHAGGGPSGVGRAVNEAVIVAFMVLFALNSILTAIYFQLVPQNGI
- a CDS encoding MCE family protein, whose product is MLINIHHDNPSEHRRLLVAGIAYSLGLVLLIWLSIAIYNKTFTSVTMVTIKADRAGLQLPKFGDVRLHGVLVGQVREISQDGRQAVIRVALQPDAARRIPGNVDVEIRPTTLFGQKYVALVDPGAPSRTPLRDGDVIPSSRVVTNVELQQVLATLFPLLRSIRPQDLNTTLNALATALAGRGERLGETVSGLNSYLAHLNVHLPTLEADLAGLASVSRTYAVAAPDLIRLMKNATTTARTISAQRAQLAGFIQATTRLAITSNQVLTRSGDLIVREVALSRPLVALLDTYSPEFTCLLKGLDRYTGRLAEIFKGNRVRQTLSLDGVQRRAYTAADKPEYAGTGHGPWCLGLPNPPVPAANTPLPDGSTLDNPGER
- a CDS encoding MCE family protein; the protein is MDVRRTLELMSGRLAAGLVALLVVLTGLTVFVGGDDERTVTAHFSRAVALYKGSEVRLMGVPIGTITSVTPEGDSVRVVMTYDARYKLPATARAAIITPTLVSDRFVQLAPAYTSGPELADHADIPLDRSGTPVELDRIYRSLADLSSALGPNGANKNGALASLITSGAHALGGNGALANQTLRSMSEAVQAFGDNSGALFSSVRQLSELTGALARNDDVVNSFVANLAGVSADLAGERDDLRRALVSLAQVVKEVRGFVRDNRASLTSNIKGLSRVLGAVASESDALGTALQLAPLGLGNLALAYDPSTGSIGSRMQLGPTGSSLGNILCDVVANARIPNSQLACSLLKKLVGPLSGSTDIGAGRHQAARVGAARPSTDLGQLLGAAS
- a CDS encoding ABC transporter permease translates to MSVIGEVGAALVREQRAKMEERGDQLLFYARAIAWTPRALRRYRREISNTLAEVVFGSGGLTLIAGSAGVIAFMAFFAGTEVGIQGYASLQQIGVSKFSAFISAFFNTREVAPLVSSIALAATVGCGYTARLGAMRISEEIDALEVMGIPSLPFLVTTRMIAAFTAVIPLYIVALCSSYLSPRLITTLIYHQPAGTYDAYFVKFLPPMDILWSFLKLIVLAVSIILIHCYYGYTASGGPAGVGTAVGKAIRTSIVTVVVADFFLSFAIWGSTTTVRITG
- the uvrB gene encoding excinuclease ABC subunit UvrB — its product is MRPVTDLKRRVAPFKVTSDYQPAGDQPAAIAEIDKRISGGVKDVVLLGATGTGKTATVAWVAEQLQRPILVMQPNKTLAAQFATELRQLMPDNAVEYFVSYYDYYQPEAYVPQTDTYIEKDSSINEEVERLRHSATNSLLTRRDVIVVSTVSCIYGLGTPQEYVDRMLRLKVGAEMDRDSVLRQLVGNQYTRNDLSFTRGTFRVRGDTLEIFPVYEEHAIRVEFFGDEIERLMTLHPVTGEVITDDQELYVFPATHYVAGPERMERAIRGIEAELEEQLAVFERQGKLLEAQRLRMRTTYDIEMMRQVGSCSGIENYSMHIDGRTRGSAANCLLDYFPEDFVLVVDESHVAIPQIGGMYEGDMSRKRNLVDHGFRLPSAMDNRPLKWEEFLDRIGQSIYLSATPGDYELAKGGGVENAVQQIIRPTGLIDPEVIIKPTKGQIDDLIGEIQSRTEKQERVLVTTLTKKMSEDLTDYLLENGIRTRYLHSEVDTLKRIELLRDLRLGLYDVLVGINLLREGLDLPEVSLVAILDADKEGFLRSDKSLIQTIGRAARNVSGQVHMYADKITPSMEKAIEETNRRRAIQVAYNTEHGIDPKPLRKKIADITEMLAREDENTEELLATWGGMDAKSKKAPVPGLSKMREVNPDLAGLPSADLAELVQQLTDQMHSAAAELQFEVAARIRDEIQDLKKELRQMMEATK
- a CDS encoding MCE family protein, with product MSARSTLTAVAAVKLVIFTAVSLVVTSVLAMIMGNFGFGSTTEYRVMFSSASMISSGDDVRIAGITVGSVSDVEIVDRSRARVTIKVRSNVPLTESSGARIQFLNLVGTRYLALVQGAPGAPRLAAGSTIPMSRTEPALDLTELFNGFQPLFSALDPQQINDLSLNLVKVLQGEGGTVSELLSRTASLTNTLADRDELIGDVITNLSAMLSTVDDHRRELSTLVVQMRGWLGGLARDRKTLGSSLKNISDLSGELADVLTQGRPFLKDDIAQIRRIAATMAKPQSQKLVDEMLTRLPVMFRRQTRIGTYGSWYNYYLCDVEASIKLPRVDLAQLAIPNLTGPILDQIVGNLTNMNFHSTAERCS
- a CDS encoding MCE family protein — translated: MTPRYAVRLVVLAVAAVLLSSCRFDGAYDLPLPGGKAVDPDDAITVTAEFTDALNVVPRTAVMVDDVPVGQVSEVERVGWHARITLQVRRDLDLPANTEADIRQTSLLGEKYVALLEPATKPSGRLRTGDNIPLSRTGKNPEVEEVLGALSGVLSGGGIEQIKTISVEVNTMLNGRTEDARGALANITRLVGSLDDQKGSIVAAMAAVDRLVRTLNKERTTFGAAIDAVGPALEVLSGQQDQLTRMLVQLDRLGAVGTRVLRASKADLLATLRHLAPALRELADAGDSLPRGISILASFPFPKEAADLAMGDYANALFRMDFDLAKLLGTGGSSGLPNLANLCASAPLNLLCPRTQATPGFAGLLRGGPR